The Aggregatilinea lenta genome includes a region encoding these proteins:
- a CDS encoding GatB/YqeY domain-containing protein: MHPKAAVQETLTAAMRSGDTKRRETLRLLMAAFKQVEVDQRKDLTEDDALAILMSEAKKRRESVEDMQRAGRTDLAEQEQYELTVIEEFLPRQMSDDELRVLAQAAIAETGASSPKDIGSVMRVIMPRVQGQADGKRVNAVVRDLLT; the protein is encoded by the coding sequence ATGCACCCTAAAGCGGCAGTACAAGAGACTCTCACAGCGGCGATGAGGTCGGGGGATACGAAACGGCGCGAAACGCTGCGCCTGCTGATGGCGGCGTTCAAGCAGGTGGAAGTCGACCAACGTAAGGACCTGACCGAAGACGACGCGCTCGCGATTCTGATGTCCGAGGCGAAGAAGCGCCGCGAATCGGTTGAAGATATGCAGCGCGCGGGCCGCACCGACCTGGCCGAGCAGGAACAGTACGAGCTGACGGTCATCGAAGAATTTCTGCCGCGCCAGATGAGCGACGACGAACTGCGCGTGCTGGCGCAGGCAGCGATTGCCGAGACGGGCGCGAGTTCGCCCAAAGACATCGGCAGCGTGATGCGTGTGATCATGCCGCGCGTCCAGGGTCAAGCGGACGGCAAGCGTGTGAATGCCGTCGTCCGGGATTTGCTCACGTAG
- a CDS encoding histidine triad nucleotide-binding protein encodes MEDCIFCRIAAGDIPAQVVYQDDDVVAFRDTNPQAPVHVLVIPREHVPGPLALGDDYAALAGKLVAAAAQVARQEDIADTGYRLVMNEGRQAQQSVFHVHLHVLGGRAMHWPPG; translated from the coding sequence GTGGAAGACTGTATTTTTTGCCGGATCGCGGCGGGCGACATTCCGGCGCAGGTTGTCTACCAGGACGACGACGTGGTCGCGTTCCGTGACACGAATCCTCAGGCGCCCGTTCACGTGCTGGTCATTCCGCGCGAGCACGTACCCGGTCCGCTGGCGCTGGGCGATGACTACGCGGCCCTGGCCGGGAAGCTGGTCGCGGCAGCAGCGCAGGTCGCGCGCCAGGAGGATATTGCAGACACCGGCTACCGGCTCGTGATGAACGAGGGCCGCCAGGCGCAGCAGTCGGTGTTTCACGTGCACCTGCACGTGCTGGGCGGGCGGGCCATGCACTGGCCGCCCGGTTAG